GTATAATCAGCAAGTGAGAATTAACTGTTCCTTCTGTGTGTAGAAGGAAGGCAAATGCCATCCTGGGGAGACAAATAATTACTGCAACTCTAGTAGGTAAATCTGAGACGTGCAAACTGAGTACCTGCCAAATCTAATGTCTTGACTTACaatgaaattattttaaataatcaatgaacaaaatagatggactgttcagtcaatccacactgTCATCTTGAATATTCAGATGATAATGTGACtgaaacaggtatttaaaattatatataatcaTTTTGAAAGTTCAAATTAAAACACTAATTATTTTTAACTTGTAAGTAGGAACAGGAAATGTTATTGATTGCAAAGGAGAGTTATACAAGCTTGAGAAAGTATTAAAAGTGTTTTGGATATGAAAATTGCTCTTCAATGCAGTTCATTTTTAAGGAAATAACACAACCCAGCCAAGATCGCAGTCTGTTGATTAAATACATGGCATAAAATTCACagtagaaatttaaaaaatgtgtttTGGAGATTGGAAGTCTTTTTCCCTCTATCCTACTGGATCATACAGAAAGGTTGATCATTTGGCATTGATTTTAGAACAAAATGATGGTGGGATTTGCAATGAAGGAAAACTTTGTGTTTGTCCTTCAAAAGTTTTGACATAATTGAAGCACTGAAAAAAGTGTCTTACTCAAATTTATGGTATTGCCTTTCCTTTGTACCTAATGTAATTTTCTGCTCATGCATCTGGAATCAGTCTATCTTTATTTAAAGAAACCATATCCCCACTTATTGATGGTTAACATTCCACAATATAATGTTTCCATTTGTTGTATTTAGTCTTTTTATAGGCATTATATATTAATGACCATATCTAGTTATGGTGAGCTTAAAGCTTTCAGTTTGCGCTTAAAAATTGGCAGATAAAGTAGtcctttttgtttgtttcttgatCATGGAAAATTCTTGCCTGGTGTAAGAGTGAGTGAATATGAAAATCATCTTTTTAGCTATGATACAATGAGGTATACCCTTAATGACATTTCACAAAGTCCAGGATCTTTCCCCTCTAAGTGTGTCTAGTGGCTGAACCTGGGGAGGATAAAAGAATGATTTgataatatttttgatttaattttatGCTTTGTCTATGAGAAGGCACAGTTTTCTATTGGTGTGGCTCCAAACCTGTATTCTTGAGTGACTTCAGACTGATAATATTAGCATTTTGTTTTGGAGAAAAGTGGTTTGTGATTATAATTACACTCTTAATATCAAAATGGAATGAATAGTATTTGGAGGCAGTTtacccaaaaatgctggagaagctcagcaagtcatgcagcattctttatgtagcaaagataaagataccgaaccaatgttttaggtgtgaacccttcatcaaggtatgagcaatttaaataaaatggtggggagggggaggagcaggggaggaacacaggcaagagataataggtggatatgggtaagAGGGTACAAgaggaaaaagctgagaagtgacaagGGGGAGGGACagctctgaatgaagagggaaggggtggagaactggaggaaaggagacaaagggatggggaagaggagagTGGCCTGATGGAAACTGAAGTTGTTGATATttataccatctggttggagagtgcttagatggaatattggaagttgctccttcaatttacgggtggccttggtttgtcaGCCCTGTAGCTAAGGACAGACCTGTTGGCAAGGGAGTGGAGCACTGAATTGAAGTGGTCAGCCAGTGGGAGATCCCTGCCATTTGCTGTGGGTAGGGCAAAGGTGTTCAGCAAaacaatttcccagtctgcgtccagtttctCCAAAGTAGAGAATGCCAAAACAGGAGCATTGGAGGCGTGTAAACTTTTCTTGAGTAAATTTAAAGCTAGTGGGTGTATATTTTTACATTTagaacataaaaatatgaaaacttTGATAATTTTTTAAATGCGTCATTTAGAATACAGGAATGCTCAGGATGCTGAACAATTCTCTTTGGAACCAagcaattaaatgaaatgctgttaaaaatgtttaaaattttaattaaaaaaatctaGACATACTGcttggttacaggccatttcagtccttgctgcccaattacacccaattaacctacaacccctggtatgtttcgaatgttgggaggaaattgaagcccctagggaaaacccacgcagacattgggagaacgtaGCAAATCCTTCCAGACAGCATGGTATTTGAACcaaagtcccaattgctggcgctgtaacaacattgagctaactgctatgctaaccgcgcCACCCTGACTGTTCACTCACAGATCTCTGACTAGTACCCTGATACAAATTGTTGCATTTTTTGATAATTGAATTGAACTTTCTGCTCCagaggtgggcaacctttttttaaactcacGTTACACCttgagtattccctatgccataagtgctctatgattggtaaaggattgcttaaagtgatatttgagtgggaagggaaggttgaaaatcgcTGCTCTGgatctaattgttactgaaatattttgcttgataaaaattgtaatttgtccatttcctttggagttatgaaaccgtccaaatagcgagtccattaggtacgattagaacagtggttttcaaactttttctttccacatataccgtcttaagcattcccttattaattacagagcacttatggcattagggattacttaaggtggaatgtgaattaaaaaaaaattgcccacTCCTGTAGTTGCTGGGTgtcttgtgacagattatattgtatatagatatgttttaaaggagataaattgtggcaggttttttgtgaaggtcacaaacacttcacaacacagatctcatttaaaatgccagagttctgctcaagccagacagtccaggcttccaatgcctttgtaaagacaatggaaactgctttgctgaaggacttcacaagcaggtgttaattggacatgctaatggattattgttttggaaagcaagagatgaacagactcagaagttgGGTCTGGTGCTGCGGTCTGAGTGCAATTTGCTGTTcttagagggtcatgtggttttctctgtgtgagagagagaaaaagaaagagagagttcCGTTCTACAGTtaggcagctggaactggaacatgacaagctggcaaacttgtggaaaaaccccattttgaagattgattgtgagttcttagtttagcctgttcaaagcccttatggtctatacaagaggagatgggtggctgtataatgtttcacttgaaatgagggaaacaaaaatgaactctgtgatgacctgaaagaaagaattcATCAtcaggaaaaccctgatgggcaagtgtcttcggcaagatactgaagtggctgatcagaaggaatcaatttgtgtccaacgagcaacaaatctctgtcTGAAAATCGACAACCATTTACTATAATCACACACCTAGGCCAGGGAAGAAGGGATATTGGGGCTTTACATGTGTTTTTCCAGTAATTataccttttatttatttttaatttacaagAATTCCATTTCCCAGCAATGTGTTGGAGTTTAAATTTGTGTTATAGTGCTAATTCGGTAATGTAGCCACAGCATTCTTGTCATTTAGATTGGGATGAAAAGGATAGGAATAAATTTTTTAATATTGCATTATTGAAAGTAGAATATAGAATCAGCAAgttactttcataatttttttttaggccTTTCTCTTGCCAATATAGAAATATAATGCACATAAATACCTCTAGGTTCATAGGTTAAACAACcacttgttaattttttttctctcctctttcCTTAGGAAAGTGGAAGATGTGTTACCAAGCTGGAAAACATGGGATTCAGAGTAGGACAAGGATTAATAGAAAGGTAATAATTAAgtttattagaaaaaaaatacaagtattccccactttatgaaactagagtgttcctatggAACCTTTCATAAGCCGAAATGGCGTAAAGCAGAGAAGCAATTGccattgatttctatgggaaaaaATTTTGAGCATTCCCTGACCCAAAAAATACCTCACCAAATCATGCCAAATAACATATAAAACTTAAAATAACACTAAAATTTAGTAAAAATCAGGAATGGTATGATAAATGCCCAGCCTATATAAAGgagaaataatgtatgtacaggGTAGTTTCACTTAGCAGAATTGAGAAGACAGTGAGTTCTGACAGCCCCTGCTCTGTGACAGCTCAACTGGCTTCTTTCtcgtaaaagcaaatttgtataaagcgagtatttgtaaagtggggtatacctgtatataGCAGAAACAATAAATGATGCCCTCCACAATACAAAACCCTCCAGGGCCAATTTGCATCAGGGAAGCCTCACTTGAAAGTTAAAGAGTGGTTTGCAAAGTTGCAACTCCAAACTATGGTAAACTGCAGGAGAGTTAAAAcataaaaagtctgcagacgctgtgattgtagtaaaaacagagatgcttgaggaattcagccagtctcgcagctcAATAggagaggaggagaacttcttcagggtagacaTCCCTTGAAAAGATTTCACAGTGAAGCACACCTCACACCTTAAGGaaaggctcaggctcgaaacgtcattaatatatcttttttaaaaaaatttgtttcCCCCATAAATATGCAGAGTAAACTCTCCcataaataaaatcaaactttttcttacaaaaaaaaaacaaccctccCCCCTTTTCACAATATAGATTCACACTCACTGTCAGGGCTTACATTTATGTTGACCATaaaaaattctatatggggaagtcacttgcatttataGTATAACAGCATCTATTATTATCCTTTTCATTAttataattaaaattataatatgATCTAAATATAGCTGCCATATCTTGATAAATATTACATATTTgtcctttaaattatatgtatttttttccattggtatgcaactattcatctcagtaGTCCATTGTGCTTTATGTAGAGGGGGattggatttccaagtaattgcaatacatttcttagccagtgctagggctattttaacaaataaaatttggaatttagttagtctATTGCTTATTTCAATTAAGTTGCTCAAAAGACAAATCTCCAGGTCACCTGTGAAGGCCACCCGTtattcttgttaatatttcagtaatatcttgtcagaaaggtctcaccttcacacacaaccatgtAGCGTGTAAAAACATACATATTTCTGACCCACACCTAAAATACATCTCCGACATTTCAGATTTTggtttatgcaacttctgtggtgcgATATATAATTAGtttaggaaattatattgcactaatccgtatcttgcatttataaacccctatcaggctgacatctttccattattgcaatcaGACTTCCATCTCtttctcgatctctgtaaacctggttttgcactttcattctgaagagcatagtacatcttagttataaatttaggtttattccccagccaaatcattcattccatttcactaatttgaaGTGGGGCAAAAATTGACCCCCATTTTTCTCTTAGATACTCTATATTCATTTCTTAATTGTTTGAAAGACACAAGAGATCCCTCCACATAATAATAATCAATATATCgtattcctttatcataccatgaattcaatattttgttacccagattcatgggCAGccacacatttttacataatgctgTTCTTAATGATATACCTTTTTTTCCCTAAtacaatcatttatttcttgccatattgtAATCATATGTATCAATTTAGGGATATCCGTCATTTTACAACTTTccacttgtaaataaaatcttatgctgtttcctcttttattgaattcaattccatttggatCCAAGAGGGGGAACTGCcttcttcaaagaagaatgataaaaatcttgcttgtgctgataaatagtACTTCTTAAAATCCAGAAGCCTAAGTCCTTCCagtttatagtcccatgttagcTTTTCTAATTAAATTATTGGCagtttattattccataggaattgctttatgtaattatttaataggttaaataaatttttaggTCGTGCAATAAATAATGATTGAAAAAAGATACTGtgatcttggcatcactttcattttaatacaatttactcttcccactaaagtaaACAGCTGGTCTTtccatttttgtaaatctctctgtatttttttataaaagaggagtataattaaatttatacaagTTCTGTAAATTATCTGTCAttaccggtaccgcacggatggcagtctcttcaatctgaggcgcctgcaagctcacaccaagacacaagagcaacttgtccgggaactactctttgcagacgatgccgctttagttgcccattcagagccagctcttcagcgcttgacgtcctgttttgcggaaactgccaaaatgtttggcctggaagtcagcctgaagaaaactgaagtcctccatcagccagctccccaccatgactaccagcccccccacatctccatcgggctcacaaaactcaaaacggtcaaccagtttacctatctcggctgcaccatttcatcagatgcaaggatcgacaatgagatagacaacagactcgccaaggcaaatagcgcctttggaagactacacaaaagagtctggaaaaacaaccaactgaaaaacctcacaaagataagcgtatacagagccgttgtcatacccacactcctgttcggctccgaatcatgggtcctctaccggcatcacctacggctcctagaacgcttccaccagcgttgtctccgctccatcctcaacattcattggagcgacttcatccctaacatcgaagtactcgagatggcagaggtcgacagcatcgagtccacgctgctgaagatccagctgcgctggatgggtcacgtctccagaatggaggaccatcgccttcccaagatcgtgttatatggcgaactctccactggccaccgtgacagaggtgcaccaaagaaaaggtacaaggactgcctaaagaaatctcttggtgcctgccacattgaccaccgccagtggactgatattgcctcaaaccgtgcatcttggcgcctcaaagattggcgggcagcaacctcctttgaagaagaccgcagagcccacctcactgacaaaaggcaaaggaggaaaaacccaacacccaaccccaaccaaccaattttcccctgcaaccgctgcaaccgtgtctgcctgtcccgcatcggacttgtcagccacaaatgagcctgcagctgacgtggacatttaccccctccataaatcttcgtccgcgaagccaagccaaagattcctaaatatttgattcctcTGTCTTCCATTtcaatctactacctttttgataCCTTTCATAATCAACATTTTTCAATAGCATTATCTCattcttgtccatatttattttataacctgatattcttccatatttttctaatattgtttgtaattttgTCAAGGATTCAGCTGGGTCAGTCACATATAATAGTACTTCATCAGCAAAAAacctaattttatgttcttcctgtccaaattTGAAACCCTTAATCTCTGCCAGTGGCTCGATATTTGGGATATAAAATGCTGGGACAGGATAATATTAGTTCTTGTcccgactccccagctctgctggggTTCACCAGTCCTGAGGCCATTCTTATGCTGCTCCCTTTTGAGCTTTCGCTCCATGTTTCTGGTTTAGTAGAaaattcctcaattttttttttgtttttggctgccttggtttcttagtacttgtccattttttaatgaaaaaattctcaattttaaaatttctttttgatactcttcatggagagctcaatcaaaacacatctgtctaagtccttcacaTGGCTACGTCCCtgttggtaatacatctttaccttatGGACACCGCAAGACTGGCTGGGTCagtcagcatctctgtgttttaacTGCAGATGATTTAACTTGAGATTTACCTTGTCAGCATCAGACAGAGTTTTCTATGAATTAAGGGCCATTTTGGTCATCATTTGCGTATTGGACTAAAATTCTCTAAATATGAAATGGAGATTCCTAACAGCTAAATAAAAGTTATCTTTATGTTaattctatatatatatttttttgctgacAACTGCTTCTCagatcttctctttggcttggcttcgcggacgaagatttatggagggggtaagaagtcCACGTCAGATACATAAAATACATTGACAACAATTTAAGTCTAATTaacacataaaataaaataaatattcaaagtggTGATTTATGATGGTCTTGAAGTAGAttttctgatcttggaagctaagcaggcaagGCCTAGAATCTGCCtaagaacaccaggtgctgtaggtttctgtgaggggcgctggacaaagtggtgactctctggctgccttacggtagacaaaagttaaataatttcatgtatgctacattattaatgtagtattacgtgacaataatggaacctttacctttacatatGGCCTGTCCAGCTGTTTTGCAGTCGTTGCCCCCCTCGACACATAAATGGAACGCTGCCATGCTGAACAATGATTGACCATGTCAATGGAATTTATACTCCTGAACATATGCCACAGTTATGTTGTGTCATATCGAAGCGTTTTTGATAATAGGGCTGATTGAAATAGAAGAAAATGGATTATGCTGTTCAGGCCATTAAAACCATTGTTTGTCATAAACTGTATTTGTTATAGTGAAAATGTGCTTTGTCTTCATATACCTGAATGTTTTATTTGTAAAcatgaaatatttttaattaaaatcctaaaaatgcaatttttttcatTGGAATGTTGGCAGAATGATATTCTTGGCAACTTGAATGGTACTAAACTTGTCTAATACCACTGGATAAATGTTTAACAAGGCAATAATACCTTCATATTTTATCTGGTTTGATCACAGATTTACAAAAGATACTGCACGATTCAAGGATGAATTGGATGTTATGAAGTTCATTTGTAAAGATTTCTGGACAAGTGTATTTAAAAAACAGATTGACAATCTTCGTACTAACCATCAGGTAAATAGTTTGGGTATGTTTAAAGAACATAGCAATTAAATaattaagtaattgtttaagtttGTTCAATTAAGTTTGTTTAAATCTGTATTTTGCTAGCTAATATTTATTACTGAAAGTTGAGAAATAGTAACATATTGTGATCATTCTACATTATTTTGTTTGGCAAGTTTTGTCTTTTTAAACTAAAATTCACTAAGGCATGAAGACTGAGGCAATAAATGTCTTAAAAGGTACaggaaaagatcattggaacatattAAGCAGTGTACTGTTTCAGAGTTGATGCAGGTAAAATCATTACAAGGCCTCTGTGATGCAGTAAAATTCTACTAACTGGATTTTGGTGAGTGTAACCAAATGCTGCATTCACTGTTCACTGCATTATCCTGAACCTATTTCACTGTCTGAGTTTTAGAATTTCAGCAAGTTTCTGCTCCAAGATGACTGGAATTGGGAAGACCtttctgaatgttttttttaattgactgTAAATGTAAATTGAGCTACTGTCATAAAATTCATAGGGGCACATGTCATCTATATACAACCAACATTTTAAGTTACTGCATTGAGATAATTTTGTAAATCTAATAGTTTGCTTAAAGTTCTAATCCTTTCTATTTTGTAATTTACCAAAAATGTTACCATCAATTTATTTTCCACCAAGTTTTCTATATCTTTTATTTTCTATCCTCTTAAACATTggaatttcattaaaaaaatagataatttacaAGAAGCAGTCCCAAAGGATGAAAGATAATTTCATACGATTTTATTAGGAAAGAGGTGAAGGAAAAGTATCCTATTAATAGGCAAGTCTCACTAATAACATGATAGATGGATGAGGttagagaaatttttttttaatgtcaggtAGAATGAACAGATGGGGTTGTATCTTTTCTCACTGAACAGCTGTCATCAGTTATTAGCATTCTAATTTTTGTAGCAGTGTATGCTATAAAATGCAGGACTCAGGCCAAACAAGAAGACTGTAGATGCTGCGGGTCTAGTGTAgtagtcttgatgaagagtttacTGTTCTTTTACTCCCAGtgctgctgctcaacccactgagttcctcctgcagattgtgcTTTTTTTACTTGAAAACTGGACCCTGTTGCTATCCAGAAAACCCCAGAGTGCCAAATACCTTGTATTTCTCTTAGCTCCGGAATGTGGGTTCAGCACATTACTATTCAAAATGTTGCTAATGGTTGTTTCTATATAAACACTttatatagtaaaatccccattatccgacaATCAATCAACTGGCAACCCCCACCCACAATcccaaaggaaataaataaaccatttgaaagataaattagaatagatgttttaaataaaagtttaaattgtaaaagtaaatgttctctgaagcaacatacAATCCCTTGGGGAGCAAACATTCAACCAGCGGAGTGCCCCAGTCTTGGcctgcccacagcagctgttgaataaagtttcaataaagttgtgtttgaatgaaatggcagcacccaggatgaagagctggccggTGCCGCTCACTGCTGGGGCaattctcccaaagtgtctccctatccctgtctggtaagagtctttatctttattactaTATTATGTATATTGGTAaggctttatttataaatttgggggaagggggttaattatgTTGGTAGCATGGGTAGGGCAGCAGCTTTTGCAATGATGTTACAGTGCTCGTGAATGGGGTTTGAATCTAAAGGAAGGTACACTGAGGGCCTGACCGAACACTGccgtggaggtgagtcgggttgcgcTGAGGGTCTGACCGGAACACTGccgtggaggtgagtcgggttgcgcTGAGGGTCTGACCGGAACACTGCCgcggaggtgagtcgggttgcgcTGAGGGTCTGACCGGAACACTgctgtggaggtgagtcgggttgcgcTGAGagtctgaccgggacactggcgtggaggtgagctGGGTTGTGAGGAGAGTTTGACTAGGACACTGGCAcagaggtgagttgggttgtgcCAAGGGTCTGACCGGGACACCAAGATGAAGAGCCAGTCAATACCGCTCTCCACTGGGGCGACTGTCCCAAAGCATCTCCCCATCCCTGCCGAGTAAGAGCTTTTTTTCTATTAGTATTAGATAAATTACTAAGGCTTTGACTTGTGGGGGGCTTATTTATGAAGGcatcacggttagtgtagcggataGTGCAACACTGTTCCAGCACCAGCAACCGTGGTTCGAAATTAAGTTTTGTAAAttatgggaattacttgattaaaatgaactttacataattaaagaaaatactaatttttttcaaattactttacattttgcactgtttttttgtcttttaaatgatgtattcttaatacaggtggaTTTGTTAGGCATTgtagagtgagtctcagtcaactggaaaattctcaTATCCGGCATCTGCAATCGCCAAAGATAtgggataatggggatttttctGTTCTTTGATctcaattctttaaaaatttaacataaaGTCTTGCACTTGCATGGCACTTTAACATTCCTCAGTATGCTTCTGATTTAATGAGTTATTTTGAAGTAGAGAGTTAATCGTGCTGCCAGAATTGTATTTCAAATAACACAAATTCTTAAAAACTTGCACAGTGCTGCTGTATGAACAGTGAGCCAAGTTATGCTAGCTGTGGCCAAACTGAACATTTGGCATTTGGTAACTTTTTAGGTAAGTAAATCCTGGGCTTGTATGGACCAACAATAAACCTAGGATTAGCTGAGTAATGGATGACGGTGTTTTGGTTCCTTTGTTCATGTGAAGTCCAATGGCAAAGCCATTAGCTCTGATTTCCCAGTTTATTGGGTATTAATTTCTCTGATCCTACCTGGCATAGGGTCATTCATTTGAATGTGGATTCCCAACGTGAAGTTTAGGATGGGGAAAATAAGTTAAACAGTTTGTATTTTAGCCCTTGATCTATTAAAATGTTTTCAATTAATTattctaattttaatttttgaaggaaTATCTATATTTTCTAAATGTCTCTAAATATCAAAGATTACATGAGGTCTACTTGCTATGTGTTGTAGGGCGCTTTCTGGATACAGTGGGTTTGTTCAGTTGACTCTCTGCACCCAGCCAAGATATGCGTGAGCAAGTGGGGGGGACTGTGCTGGGTGAGTCTGGGCATTGGACTGAATCATGCTCAATTTGACTCCGGTAACTTACCAATTAATTTTGCTTTtgataatccaacagagatttgAGGAagaaacagttccccacttttagaATAATGGCaatgaatttgtacaaattatcTGAAGAGACAGAAGTGCTTCTATTCAATGTTTCATCTAAAAACAATGCAGACCTAtaaaagtggtggagaatcaACATTGTTTAATGTTAAGTTTAGGATGAAGGAATAAGgagaaaataacattgaaacatacAAATCAATTGACTTTTGAACATttaacattttgaacagttgactTATTAACTTTACAGGGCATTTATGTACTTCAAGACAACAGGTTCCGCCTCTTAACTCAGATGTCTGCAGGGAAGCAATATCTGGAACATGCACCTAAGGTATATCTTGAGGTTATCTTAAATTCATAAACCATAGACTCACATGTTGATGATCTGCAAAGAGTACTGCAATGTACTTAATGGGCCAAAAAGAagatttaaatcatttttttttaaattgtgaaggTGCATATGATATCCAAGATGAttaaattgataataaaattgGCTCTGATTCATGGCCTTCATCCTCACTTggacctcatttctgtgagggcgcTTGACAAAGTGGCGGCTGTCttccaaatttgaaaaaaattcatgtatgttgcattctaaatgtagtattatgtt
Above is a genomic segment from Narcine bancroftii isolate sNarBan1 chromosome 2, sNarBan1.hap1, whole genome shotgun sequence containing:
- the trappc6b gene encoding trafficking protein particle complex subunit 6b is translated as MNKQEMADEALFQLLHTEMVSYVYKWAEQGEMESGRCVTKLENMGFRVGQGLIERFTKDTARFKDELDVMKFICKDFWTSVFKKQIDNLRTNHQGIYVLQDNRFRLLTQMSAGKQYLEHAPKYLAFTCGLVRGALSNLGIKSIVTVEVTTMPACKFQVMIQKM